From one Gracilibacillus salinarum genomic stretch:
- a CDS encoding LutB/LldF family L-lactate oxidation iron-sulfur protein codes for MPMHIGEKDFKKRVSKGIEDDFMRGAVRSAQGRLRDKKETASEELGDWEDWRTLGSEIRSHTIEHLDYYLHQLSEKVAELGGHVFFAETGEEANEYIKKVAKEKDAKKIAKSKSMVTEEISMNEALEEMGCEVIETDLGEYILQIDDHDPPSHIVAPALHKNKEQIRDVFKEKLSYLKSEKPEELALFAREKLREEFLEADLGITGCNFAVAESGSFALVTNEGNARMVSTLPKTQITVMGMERIVPGWEELDIVVSLLTRAAVGQKLTSYITALTGPKQEEEADGPEEFHLVIVDNGRSKILGTEFQEALHCIRCAACINVCPVYRHVGGHAYGSIYPGPIGAVLSPLLSDYDEYKELPYASSLCGACTEACPVKIPLHEQLIMHRKKIVEEEKRTPLAERFVMKGFEQVMHSANFYRTATKMAPFLTTPFAKNNVISKGPGPLKHWTHARDFPMPANERFRDWFANREKRGDNNA; via the coding sequence ATGCCGATGCACATTGGGGAAAAAGACTTTAAAAAACGGGTATCAAAAGGGATAGAAGATGATTTCATGCGTGGTGCTGTCCGTTCCGCTCAAGGAAGACTACGGGACAAAAAAGAAACCGCGTCAGAAGAATTAGGTGATTGGGAAGACTGGAGAACACTAGGTTCGGAAATACGCAGTCATACGATTGAGCATTTAGATTACTATTTGCACCAGTTGAGTGAGAAAGTCGCTGAATTAGGTGGGCATGTCTTTTTTGCGGAAACTGGCGAAGAGGCAAATGAATATATTAAAAAGGTAGCTAAAGAGAAAGATGCGAAGAAAATCGCGAAATCCAAATCGATGGTGACCGAAGAAATCTCGATGAATGAAGCATTAGAGGAAATGGGTTGTGAAGTAATTGAAACCGATTTAGGAGAATATATCCTGCAAATCGATGATCATGATCCGCCATCGCATATCGTTGCGCCAGCCCTTCACAAAAATAAAGAGCAAATTCGTGATGTATTCAAAGAAAAATTAAGTTATCTAAAATCAGAAAAACCGGAAGAATTAGCATTATTTGCACGCGAAAAACTCCGTGAGGAATTTTTAGAGGCTGATTTAGGTATTACTGGCTGTAACTTTGCAGTAGCAGAATCCGGCTCCTTTGCTTTAGTAACCAATGAAGGAAATGCCCGGATGGTTTCTACCCTTCCCAAGACACAAATTACTGTAATGGGAATGGAACGGATTGTGCCAGGCTGGGAAGAGTTAGATATTGTCGTTAGTTTACTTACGCGAGCAGCAGTTGGGCAGAAGCTGACAAGTTATATAACAGCATTAACAGGTCCGAAACAAGAAGAGGAAGCAGACGGTCCTGAAGAATTTCACCTTGTTATTGTAGATAATGGCCGTTCAAAAATTCTAGGAACAGAATTTCAGGAAGCGTTACATTGTATCCGCTGTGCGGCCTGTATCAATGTATGTCCTGTGTACCGCCATGTGGGTGGGCATGCTTATGGTTCGATTTATCCGGGTCCAATTGGTGCTGTGTTGTCACCGTTATTATCGGATTATGATGAGTACAAAGAATTGCCTTATGCTTCTTCTTTATGTGGAGCGTGTACAGAAGCTTGTCCTGTTAAAATACCATTACATGAACAGCTAATTATGCACCGTAAGAAAATAGTCGAAGAGGAAAAACGAACACCATTAGCAGAGCGTTTTGTCATGAAAGGTTTTGAACAAGTAATGCATTCTGCCAATTTTTATCGAACAGCGACGAAGATGGCGCCGTTTCTTACGACACCTTTCGCCAAAAATAATGTAATCTCTAAAGGACCTGGTCCATTAAAACATTGGACCCATGCCAGAGATTTTCCGATGCCGGCAAATGAACGATTCCGCGACTGGTTTGCTAATCGCGAGAAGCGAGGTGACAACAATGCCTAA
- a CDS encoding LutC/YkgG family protein: protein MPKGSITNRDSFLANIREKIGGISAEKPIEKPQWSVTPQKNVLEGYDQDQLVTVLEEQCKEIHTDFFQTTKNGLADTISSIMEQYASSSVIYPDDSRFSNVGLDKYIQELDSCKWDNKNREGSVEFAEKADIGITFSDMTLAESGTVVLLNEKFQGRSISLLPTNYVAIVPKSSIVKRMTQATDLIHELAEDGKDIASCINFITGPSNSADIEMNLVVGVHGPIHTAYIVVDDL, encoded by the coding sequence ATGCCTAAAGGAAGTATTACAAATCGAGACTCATTTCTTGCTAATATCCGCGAGAAAATTGGAGGTATTTCAGCAGAGAAACCGATTGAGAAACCCCAGTGGTCAGTAACCCCTCAAAAGAACGTGTTAGAGGGATATGATCAGGATCAGCTAGTAACAGTATTGGAGGAACAGTGTAAGGAAATTCACACTGATTTTTTCCAAACCACTAAGAACGGACTAGCAGATACGATTTCCTCCATTATGGAACAATATGCATCATCATCGGTTATATATCCTGATGATTCTCGATTTAGCAATGTTGGACTAGACAAGTACATCCAAGAACTTGATTCCTGCAAATGGGATAACAAGAATAGAGAAGGATCTGTAGAATTTGCGGAAAAAGCAGACATCGGGATTACGTTCAGTGATATGACATTGGCTGAATCAGGAACGGTCGTTTTGTTAAATGAGAAATTCCAGGGACGTTCGATCAGCTTACTCCCGACGAACTATGTTGCAATTGTGCCAAAGTCTTCAATTGTGAAACGAATGACACAAGCTACTGATTTGATTCATGAGTTAGCGGAAGATGGAAAAGATATTGCATCCTGCATTAATTTCATCACAGGTCCGAGTAATAGTGCGGATATTGAGATGAACTTAGTAGTTGGTGTACATGGACCGATTCACACCGCATATATTGTAGTAGATGATCTATAA
- a CDS encoding putative quinol monooxygenase → MMSEFGLLTEFTANNGEQEKLRGILLEAATSMELIDDCKVYVVQMAQENPEAVYVYEIWRSVNAHKASLSHEVNQKLIAKAKPIIKDVQRINTFAVEGGKGL, encoded by the coding sequence ATGATGAGTGAATTTGGTTTATTGACAGAATTTACAGCTAATAACGGGGAACAGGAAAAGCTGAGAGGTATTTTGCTAGAAGCGGCAACATCAATGGAACTCATTGATGATTGTAAGGTATATGTCGTACAAATGGCACAAGAAAATCCTGAAGCAGTTTACGTTTATGAAATTTGGCGTTCTGTTAATGCTCACAAAGCCTCGTTATCACATGAAGTAAACCAGAAATTAATTGCAAAAGCAAAACCAATTATAAAAGATGTGCAACGAATCAATACTTTTGCTGTAGAAGGTGGAAAAGGACTCTAG
- the cysK gene encoding cysteine synthase A, with amino-acid sequence MNVYENMTDLIGNTPIVKLNRIVPENAAEVYVKLEMFNPSKSVKDRAAYNMIVEAEKEGLLTEKSTIIEPTSGNTGIGLAMTAAARGYKAILVMPDNMTKERINILKAYGAEVVLTPSSEKMPGAIQKAKELVEEIPDSFMPQQFENIANPAIHRTTTAMEILEQMDYNLDGFVATAGTGGTITGTGETLREHLPNIHISVVEPEGSPVLSGGKPGKHKLVGTSPGFVPDILNTAVYDEIIQIADNDAVDTFKRLAAEEGIFVGPSAGAAVFAAIQVAKKLGAGKKVVCIAPDTGERYLSMHLF; translated from the coding sequence ATGAATGTTTATGAAAATATGACAGACTTGATCGGAAATACACCGATCGTGAAATTAAATCGAATTGTACCAGAAAATGCCGCTGAGGTTTATGTGAAATTAGAAATGTTTAATCCTTCGAAAAGTGTGAAGGATCGTGCTGCCTATAATATGATTGTGGAAGCGGAAAAAGAAGGATTGCTTACAGAAAAATCAACGATCATTGAACCGACTAGTGGTAACACTGGGATCGGACTAGCTATGACAGCTGCTGCTAGGGGATACAAAGCGATTTTAGTTATGCCAGACAATATGACAAAAGAACGAATCAATATCTTGAAAGCATATGGAGCGGAAGTAGTCTTAACACCTAGCTCAGAAAAAATGCCAGGAGCGATTCAGAAAGCGAAAGAATTAGTCGAAGAAATACCGGATAGTTTCATGCCACAACAATTTGAAAATATAGCGAATCCGGCTATTCACCGAACAACAACAGCAATGGAAATATTAGAGCAGATGGATTATAATTTGGATGGATTTGTAGCGACTGCTGGAACTGGTGGAACAATTACTGGAACCGGTGAGACATTGAGAGAGCATTTGCCCAATATACATATTTCAGTTGTCGAGCCCGAAGGATCTCCTGTTTTATCTGGTGGTAAGCCGGGTAAACACAAACTAGTAGGGACAAGTCCAGGATTTGTCCCAGACATTCTCAATACAGCCGTATATGATGAAATTATTCAAATAGCTGACAATGATGCTGTTGATACGTTTAAACGATTAGCAGCGGAAGAAGGTATTTTCGTTGGTCCTTCTGCCGGTGCAGCTGTATTTGCAGCTATTCAGGTTGCAAAAAAACTTGGAGCAGGTAAAAAAGTTGTTTGTATTGCGCCGGATACAGGAGAGCGGTATTTGAGTATGCATTTATTCTAA
- a CDS encoding SDR family oxidoreductase — MNVLVIGANGQIGTHVVQKLNTQQGTDPVAMVRKQEQVEKFQGQGIETTLVDLEGSVADIEDAMDSIDAVVFAAGSGGKTGADKTLLIDLDGAAKAVEAAVNKGVKRFVMVSAFQAHNRNNWSEQIKHYFVAKHHADRILEESKLDHTIIRPGALTNDAGTGKISIAENLEPGSVTREDVADTIIASLLSDNAVNQSFDLINGDTDIEEAVKNL, encoded by the coding sequence ATGAATGTTTTAGTAATTGGAGCAAATGGACAAATTGGTACCCATGTTGTACAGAAATTAAATACACAGCAAGGTACGGATCCTGTCGCAATGGTCCGTAAACAAGAACAAGTAGAAAAATTCCAAGGACAAGGTATAGAAACAACACTTGTTGATCTTGAAGGAAGCGTAGCAGATATAGAAGATGCAATGGATAGTATCGATGCAGTTGTATTTGCTGCCGGTTCCGGTGGGAAAACAGGCGCTGATAAAACGCTATTGATAGACCTTGATGGTGCGGCCAAAGCGGTAGAAGCAGCAGTAAACAAAGGTGTGAAACGATTCGTTATGGTAAGTGCTTTCCAAGCACATAACCGTAATAATTGGAGTGAGCAGATTAAGCATTACTTTGTCGCTAAACATCACGCAGACCGTATCTTAGAGGAAAGCAAGCTTGATCATACCATTATTCGTCCTGGCGCATTAACAAATGATGCTGGTACAGGTAAAATTAGCATAGCAGAAAACCTGGAACCAGGATCTGTCACACGTGAAGACGTTGCGGATACGATTATTGCAAGTCTGCTTTCAGACAATGCAGTTAATCAGTCATTTGATTTGATCAATGGCGACACGGATATTGAAGAGGCAGTTAAAAACTTATAA
- a CDS encoding GNAT family N-acetyltransferase has protein sequence MLIREIKRSDAEPFAKLINQVEQEAQYILWEPGEREVNTSSQSNVIEDFLNKGNATIFVAEEEKLTGYIMAIGGNANRNKHTVYIVIGVLNKFRAQGIGSLLINKLVEWANEHAIHRLELTVVTKNKHAISLYEKMGFEVEGTKKDSLRINGEFIDEYYMAKLL, from the coding sequence ATGCTAATTAGAGAAATCAAACGATCAGATGCAGAGCCATTCGCTAAATTGATAAATCAAGTGGAACAGGAAGCGCAATATATTCTGTGGGAGCCTGGAGAAAGAGAAGTAAACACTTCCAGTCAATCAAATGTTATAGAAGATTTTTTAAATAAAGGAAACGCAACAATATTTGTGGCAGAAGAGGAAAAACTGACAGGATATATAATGGCAATAGGCGGAAATGCCAATAGAAATAAGCATACCGTTTATATCGTTATCGGTGTGCTGAATAAATTTAGAGCGCAAGGGATTGGCAGTTTGCTCATAAATAAATTAGTAGAATGGGCCAATGAACACGCCATACATAGGCTCGAATTAACTGTAGTAACAAAAAATAAACACGCTATATCATTATATGAGAAAATGGGTTTTGAAGTGGAAGGAACAAAAAAAGATTCTTTAAGGATTAATGGAGAATTTATCGATGAGTATTATATGGCGAAGCTTTTATAA
- a CDS encoding DUF5643 domain-containing protein codes for MGKIIRRSIIIISIILLLPEIFAIIIGLIPVKIPDNIKNKIAAGEAVHYKIDQSFSLNNQTLYLKHLILMKGNTTIIYKVKSAETGWHFSSSRLQLKDEKGNVYAYNGARSTGNSKMTSNVSGFEPIPLGAQSVFVQYKWYDRFFEIEIPLNGEEGK; via the coding sequence ATGGGGAAAATCATAAGAAGATCCATAATAATTATTAGTATAATATTGCTGCTGCCAGAAATTTTTGCAATTATAATTGGTTTAATTCCAGTAAAGATTCCAGACAACATAAAAAATAAAATAGCAGCTGGCGAGGCAGTCCATTATAAAATCGATCAAAGCTTTTCTTTGAATAATCAAACGCTTTATCTTAAACATTTGATTTTAATGAAAGGTAATACAACGATCATTTATAAAGTGAAATCTGCCGAGACAGGATGGCATTTCTCTTCCTCGAGATTACAATTAAAAGATGAAAAAGGCAACGTCTATGCTTATAATGGTGCAAGGAGTACTGGTAATAGTAAAATGACCAGTAATGTTTCTGGTTTTGAACCTATTCCATTAGGTGCACAAAGTGTCTTTGTTCAATATAAATGGTATGATCGCTTCTTTGAAATAGAAATCCCTCTGAACGGAGAGGAGGGTAAGTGA
- a CDS encoding alpha/beta hydrolase, whose product MKIIEKTLVKWDEAYLHEECPSLTPYLIDGEQDAPIIVVVPGGGYGHRAYHEGEPVAKWLNENGYHACVLRYQVAPIKDQETILQAQEAIITVKSKRKEWGLSGNNKVGVLGFSAGGHLTAVISNRYQAVQNLNSRPDFQILCYPVITMGEFTHEGSRDNLLGPGAASELIDSYSCEKMVHSETPPAFIWSTANDQSVISMNSLHYADALQRYQIPYELHIYQDGRHGLGLADDHNYTKDWKNACLRWLSGYIAESGE is encoded by the coding sequence TTGAAAATTATTGAAAAAACATTGGTAAAATGGGATGAAGCGTATTTACATGAAGAATGTCCAAGCTTGACACCATATTTAATCGATGGTGAGCAAGATGCACCAATTATAGTAGTAGTTCCTGGTGGTGGATATGGACATCGAGCGTACCACGAAGGAGAACCAGTGGCAAAATGGTTAAACGAAAATGGTTATCATGCCTGTGTGTTGCGCTATCAAGTTGCACCGATTAAAGATCAAGAGACCATTCTTCAGGCACAAGAAGCAATCATAACTGTTAAATCGAAGCGTAAAGAATGGGGCTTATCTGGAAATAATAAAGTCGGGGTATTAGGTTTTTCTGCTGGTGGTCATTTAACGGCTGTCATAAGTAACCGTTATCAAGCTGTACAGAACTTGAACTCCAGACCTGATTTTCAAATCCTTTGCTATCCAGTGATTACAATGGGGGAATTTACTCACGAAGGAAGCAGAGATAATTTACTCGGACCTGGTGCTGCCTCAGAATTGATTGACTCTTATTCGTGTGAGAAAATGGTACATAGTGAGACACCGCCAGCATTTATTTGGTCAACGGCGAATGATCAGTCAGTTATATCAATGAACAGTTTGCATTATGCAGATGCACTACAACGTTATCAGATTCCTTATGAACTGCATATTTATCAGGATGGCCGACATGGTTTAGGCCTTGCAGATGACCATAATTATACGAAAGACTGGAAGAATGCATGTCTCAGATGGTTATCAGGTTATATAGCAGAAAGTGGTGAGTAA
- a CDS encoding YaiI/YqxD family protein, translating to MKIFVDADACPVVDIIIEEAGKYDLNVVLVRSYSHFSMKDYPKHVEVKYVDDGADAADYQIVRMVSHDDVVITQDYGLAALCLPKGSYVMHHIGFRYTKEKIDRMLQERHLNAKARKAGQRTKGPKKFTEEQKESFRRKFRKLLETV from the coding sequence ATGAAAATATTTGTCGATGCAGACGCTTGTCCGGTCGTAGATATCATTATAGAAGAAGCAGGAAAGTATGATCTCAATGTTGTCTTAGTTAGAAGCTACAGCCATTTCTCGATGAAAGACTACCCAAAGCATGTCGAAGTGAAATATGTAGATGATGGTGCAGATGCAGCAGATTACCAAATTGTTAGAATGGTTAGTCATGATGATGTTGTGATTACTCAAGATTATGGCCTCGCAGCATTATGTTTACCAAAAGGGAGTTACGTGATGCATCATATCGGTTTTCGTTACACCAAGGAAAAAATCGATCGCATGCTTCAGGAACGACACCTCAATGCAAAAGCTAGAAAAGCGGGACAACGAACGAAAGGGCCGAAAAAATTTACTGAGGAACAAAAAGAAAGCTTCCGGCGTAAATTCCGAAAGCTGTTGGAAACAGTTTAG
- a CDS encoding M20 family metallopeptidase, whose translation MKRYLEEHRDEMLQLLEKLVNIDSGSYDKEGVNQVGYLLRDIYQQLGFHVLKVEQSDHGNHFIISKNANPSQATILILAHMDTVFEKGTAGTRPFKVEGNRAYGPGVIDMKASLVSVIYAVKALLHSQNDACAKVEILLTSDEEIGSPTSRALIEQHAIGKKFALVMEPARKNGAIVSARRGKGQYTLEVIGKAAHSGIEPEKGRSAIEELAYKIIQLYEITDEEEGIHVNVGLIEGGTSVNTVSDHATAQIDVRFRTQEQAQEIKEQMAAIIASTEVDGTKVKLEGDINRPPMEKTEQTEKLLRIIKRVGDELDLFIKDTETGGGSDASFTSALSIPTVDGLGPVGGRAHRESEYLELDSFVPRTLLLAHVIKELATY comes from the coding sequence ATGAAAAGATATCTAGAAGAACATCGAGATGAAATGCTTCAGTTATTAGAGAAATTAGTGAATATCGATAGTGGTTCTTATGATAAAGAAGGAGTCAATCAGGTCGGTTATCTTCTTCGTGACATATATCAGCAACTAGGCTTTCACGTCCTTAAAGTAGAACAGTCTGATCACGGAAACCACTTTATCATTAGCAAAAATGCAAATCCATCACAAGCAACCATTTTAATTCTTGCTCATATGGATACCGTTTTTGAAAAAGGTACGGCCGGTACGAGACCCTTTAAGGTTGAGGGAAATCGGGCATATGGTCCAGGTGTGATTGATATGAAAGCAAGTCTCGTATCCGTCATTTATGCGGTCAAAGCATTGCTTCATAGTCAGAACGATGCTTGTGCAAAAGTAGAAATTTTATTAACGAGTGATGAAGAAATTGGTTCACCGACCTCTAGAGCGCTCATTGAACAACACGCCATTGGCAAAAAATTTGCACTCGTTATGGAGCCAGCCCGCAAAAACGGAGCGATCGTGTCAGCCAGAAGAGGCAAAGGACAATATACATTAGAGGTGATCGGGAAAGCAGCCCATTCAGGAATCGAACCGGAAAAGGGTAGAAGTGCAATTGAGGAATTGGCATATAAGATTATTCAATTGTATGAGATCACTGATGAAGAAGAGGGCATCCATGTTAATGTCGGCTTAATCGAAGGTGGTACGTCAGTTAATACTGTATCTGACCATGCTACTGCACAAATCGATGTGCGATTCCGTACACAGGAACAGGCACAAGAAATCAAAGAACAAATGGCTGCGATCATTGCCAGTACAGAAGTAGATGGAACCAAAGTCAAATTAGAAGGTGATATTAATCGTCCACCTATGGAGAAAACAGAACAAACCGAAAAGCTGTTACGTATTATAAAGCGAGTGGGCGATGAGTTAGACTTATTTATTAAGGACACGGAAACAGGTGGTGGATCGGACGCTTCGTTCACCTCAGCACTCAGTATTCCAACGGTTGATGGTTTGGGTCCGGTAGGTGGAAGAGCTCATCGTGAAAGTGAATATCTTGAATTAGATTCATTCGTACCGCGCACCTTATTGTTAGCTCATGTCATTAAGGAGTTAGCAACCTATTAA
- a CDS encoding GNAT family N-acetyltransferase → MEVRRLTEKEAVPMELLIEADPSPNHVLKYVENGECYVLERDQKVIGVYLLISTGNLTVELVNIAIAINYRGQGIGKRLVLDAIQRAKKSGYKSIEVGTGNSSINQLALYQKCGFRLDTIDKDFFIRNYRQEIYENGIRCTDMIRLRLNF, encoded by the coding sequence ATGGAAGTGAGACGTTTAACTGAAAAAGAAGCAGTACCTATGGAATTACTGATAGAAGCAGATCCGTCTCCAAACCATGTCCTAAAGTATGTAGAGAATGGCGAATGTTATGTATTGGAACGTGACCAAAAGGTAATCGGTGTATATCTGTTAATATCGACAGGGAATCTTACGGTTGAATTAGTGAATATCGCTATTGCAATAAACTATCGTGGTCAAGGTATTGGGAAGCGATTGGTACTGGATGCTATCCAGCGAGCAAAAAAATCTGGATACAAGTCGATTGAAGTTGGAACTGGCAACTCAAGCATAAATCAACTAGCACTTTATCAAAAATGTGGATTTAGATTAGATACCATTGATAAAGATTTTTTTATACGAAACTACCGACAGGAAATTTACGAAAATGGTATTAGGTGCACCGATATGATTCGGCTAAGGCTGAATTTTTAA
- a CDS encoding MFS transporter: MKHYAFLLLLGIGISNIGEWIYFLALNLIVLDMTSSPLAVTGLYLMKTIATLLTNLWAGSLIDRLNKRHLMICLDLFRALVIFLLLFTKDLTTIYSAVLIVNMSNAIFEPVSITYMTKLIPDTSRQQFNSILSLVTSGAFFIGPAISGLLFLISDPAMAILINAVALLFSGMITWMLPNVDMDQRKDSMNKTFSSKLLREDWHTVFTFSQKHKHIMGIYLLSSCVMVILPSGIDSLEVSFTKVVLSLSNSEYSILVSIAGMGIVVGAIINTLIGRKVAIYILIGAGTILVSIGYIIYAYSSSFVSASVGFFSLAFFISFANTGILTYFQYNIPVYMMGRIASMFQFLEAVLIMMVTTLIGVAAEKVSIQISVQLGGWMMTLLAIILVWSMYKGFSYAKWQE; this comes from the coding sequence ATGAAACATTATGCATTTCTTTTACTATTAGGTATTGGTATTTCAAATATTGGCGAATGGATTTACTTTCTCGCTTTAAACTTGATTGTATTAGATATGACTTCCTCGCCACTAGCAGTCACTGGATTATACTTAATGAAAACTATCGCAACGTTATTGACAAATCTTTGGGCTGGAAGTTTGATAGATCGATTAAATAAGCGTCATCTAATGATATGTCTTGATTTATTTAGAGCACTGGTAATTTTTTTATTACTATTCACAAAGGATCTTACCACCATTTATTCAGCTGTACTTATCGTCAACATGTCAAACGCAATATTCGAACCAGTATCGATCACTTACATGACGAAATTAATACCAGACACCAGCAGACAACAATTTAATTCTATTTTAAGTTTAGTGACATCGGGTGCATTCTTTATCGGGCCAGCGATCTCAGGTCTACTATTCTTAATAAGTGACCCAGCAATGGCGATACTCATCAATGCAGTAGCATTATTATTTTCAGGTATGATCACTTGGATGCTGCCAAACGTAGACATGGATCAAAGGAAAGATTCTATGAATAAGACATTTTCCTCAAAGTTATTAAGAGAAGATTGGCATACGGTGTTCACATTCAGTCAGAAACATAAGCACATTATGGGTATTTATTTACTAAGCAGCTGTGTTATGGTCATTCTGCCGAGTGGGATTGATTCTCTCGAAGTTTCTTTTACCAAAGTGGTACTGTCCTTATCTAATAGTGAATATAGTATCCTGGTATCCATTGCTGGCATGGGAATTGTCGTTGGAGCAATCATTAATACACTTATTGGCAGAAAAGTCGCTATATATATTTTAATTGGGGCTGGCACGATCCTTGTTTCCATCGGGTACATCATCTATGCTTATTCTAGTTCATTCGTGTCGGCATCGGTTGGATTTTTTAGTCTCGCATTTTTCATTTCCTTTGCAAATACAGGCATCCTTACTTATTTTCAATATAATATTCCGGTATATATGATGGGGAGAATTGCAAGTATGTTTCAATTTCTTGAGGCTGTCCTCATTATGATGGTTACTACTTTAATAGGTGTTGCAGCCGAAAAAGTTTCTATCCAAATCAGCGTGCAATTAGGAGGATGGATGATGACATTATTGGCCATAATCTTAGTATGGAGTATGTATAAAGGATTCTCCTATGCTAAATGGCAAGAATAA
- a CDS encoding glycoside hydrolase family 11 protein produces the protein MKQYKIRYLITTFLCFFLLIPAVNVHGAVTSNDTGTHDGYDYEFWKDSGGSGSMTLNSGGAFSAEWSNINNILFRKGKKFDQTQTHQQIGNISINYGATYQPNGNSYLCVYGWTVDPLVEYYIVDSWGDWRPPGATAKGTITVDGGTYDIYETTRTNQPSIEGTATFQQYWSVRRTKRTSGTISVSEHFKKWESLGMEMGNMHEVALTVEGYQSSGTANVYSNTLTVGGNSDGGDGSGSITRVETENMTKSGQYTGTINSPFNGVGLYGNNDSVKYRQYFASGTHSFSLRGASNNSNMARVDLKIGGQTKGTFYFGDNYPAVYTLDNVSHGTGNQEIELVVTSDNGQWDALIDYLEIE, from the coding sequence GTGAAACAGTATAAAATACGCTACCTTATTACCACATTTCTTTGCTTTTTCCTGTTGATTCCAGCAGTGAATGTACATGGCGCAGTAACAAGCAACGATACAGGTACTCATGATGGCTATGATTATGAATTCTGGAAGGACAGTGGCGGTTCAGGCAGTATGACGCTTAATAGTGGTGGAGCGTTTAGTGCGGAATGGAGTAACATTAATAACATATTGTTCCGTAAAGGGAAAAAGTTTGATCAGACACAGACCCATCAGCAAATTGGCAATATCTCGATAAATTATGGAGCAACATACCAGCCAAACGGCAACTCCTACTTGTGTGTTTATGGCTGGACGGTAGATCCACTGGTAGAATATTATATTGTCGATAGCTGGGGCGATTGGCGTCCACCTGGAGCAACTGCTAAAGGTACTATTACCGTCGATGGTGGAACATATGACATATATGAAACAACCAGAACGAACCAGCCGTCCATAGAGGGAACAGCTACATTCCAGCAATATTGGAGTGTGCGCAGAACAAAACGTACGAGCGGGACCATTTCGGTCAGTGAGCATTTTAAAAAATGGGAAAGCTTAGGCATGGAAATGGGAAATATGCATGAAGTAGCACTTACTGTAGAGGGCTATCAAAGCAGCGGTACGGCTAATGTATACAGTAATACACTAACAGTCGGAGGCAATTCTGATGGCGGTGACGGAAGCGGCAGCATTACCAGAGTTGAAACAGAGAACATGACAAAAAGTGGCCAGTATACTGGCACTATCAACTCCCCTTTTAACGGAGTCGGTTTATACGGCAACAATGATTCCGTTAAATACAGGCAATATTTTGCCAGTGGTACGCATAGTTTTTCACTAAGAGGTGCCTCCAATAATTCGAACATGGCAAGAGTTGATTTAAAAATTGGCGGCCAGACAAAAGGTACTTTTTATTTTGGTGATAACTATCCTGCTGTTTACACTTTAGACAATGTCTCTCATGGAACTGGTAATCAGGAAATTGAGCTCGTAGTTACGAGTGATAACGGGCAATGGGATGCATTGATCGATTATTTGGAAATCGAGTAA